Proteins from a genomic interval of uncultured Desulfuromusa sp.:
- a CDS encoding dienelactone hydrolase family protein encodes MNLIVVSDIFGKTESINKLTAQLSPFYSEVTVIDPYEGQNISFEKEEHAYRHFQQNCGIKKLTTLLEKEAINSKGKIDIIGFSVGGSSAWEISGKDISTNIRNVVSFYSSRIREKTNVSPKCSTSLIFPATEKSFDLEPVIQAVENKQNVEVIRTNYLHGFMNSESKNFSETGYKYFSDWLAKKAP; translated from the coding sequence ATGAACTTAATCGTTGTTTCAGACATATTCGGGAAAACAGAATCGATAAACAAATTAACAGCACAGCTATCGCCCTTTTACAGTGAAGTGACGGTAATTGATCCTTACGAGGGGCAAAATATTAGTTTCGAAAAAGAAGAACATGCATATCGGCATTTTCAGCAAAATTGCGGTATTAAAAAACTAACGACCCTACTCGAAAAGGAAGCAATAAATTCAAAAGGGAAAATAGACATAATCGGTTTCAGTGTCGGCGGATCATCAGCGTGGGAAATTTCAGGAAAAGATATTTCTACAAACATAAGAAACGTGGTGTCTTTCTACAGCTCAAGAATTCGGGAAAAGACAAATGTTTCCCCAAAATGTTCAACTAGCTTAATCTTTCCAGCAACAGAAAAAAGCTTCGACCTGGAACCGGTCATTCAAGCAGTTGAAAACAAGCAAAACGTTGAAGTTATCCGCACAAACTATCTTCACGGGTTTATGAACAGTGAATCAAAAAACTTCTCTGAAACGGGCTACAAATATTTCAGCGACTGGTTGGCTAAAAAAGCTCCCTAA
- a CDS encoding GNAT family N-acetyltransferase, which yields MSLLIQEIPTTDAPMKLLLLADPSEEKIRSYLPESKCFVAISSEIVMGACVVKPRGSGVHELMSIAVHPDYQQSGNGTALLKWVIDFFQRAGASQLEVGTGTFGYQLSFYQRQGFRVTSIDRDFFLENYDEPIFENGIQLMDMLRLTIRYSKDIV from the coding sequence ATGTCGCTGCTGATACAAGAAATTCCGACTACTGATGCGCCAATGAAACTTCTATTACTCGCGGATCCTTCTGAGGAGAAGATTCGCTCCTATTTGCCGGAATCAAAGTGCTTTGTCGCCATAAGCAGTGAGATTGTTATGGGGGCATGCGTAGTCAAACCCCGAGGGTCTGGTGTGCATGAGCTTATGAGTATCGCGGTACACCCAGATTATCAACAATCCGGCAATGGCACCGCACTTCTGAAATGGGTTATCGATTTCTTTCAGAGAGCTGGCGCTAGCCAGTTGGAAGTGGGCACAGGTACATTTGGCTACCAACTTTCTTTTTACCAAAGGCAAGGCTTTCGGGTTACAAGCATTGACCGAGATTTTTTCCTTGAAAATTACGACGAACCAATCTTTGAAAATGGTATTCAGCTTATGGACATGTTGCGTCTTACCATTAGGTATAGCAAAGATATTGTATAA
- a CDS encoding N-acetyltransferase family protein — translation MKFIDCNYSEHSQEILEILNESIINSTALYDYRPRTIESIKEWFDSKEAKHYPVIGVVAGNGVLMGFATFGAFRNWPAYKYAVEHSVYVHKDHHKKGVASKLMAHLIKKAETLQYHTIIGGIDVENTASIKLHEKFGFKHVGTLEQVGFKFGRWLDLAFYQLILQTPAEPKEG, via the coding sequence ATGAAATTCATTGACTGCAATTACAGCGAACACTCACAAGAAATACTTGAAATCCTAAACGAGTCGATCATTAACTCAACAGCGTTATATGATTACCGACCAAGAACAATTGAAAGCATAAAGGAATGGTTCGACTCGAAAGAGGCAAAACACTACCCTGTCATAGGTGTGGTTGCCGGTAATGGCGTGCTAATGGGATTTGCAACATTTGGTGCATTTAGAAATTGGCCAGCATATAAATACGCCGTCGAACACTCCGTGTATGTGCACAAAGACCACCACAAAAAAGGAGTGGCCTCAAAACTCATGGCACACCTGATTAAAAAAGCCGAAACACTTCAATATCACACCATCATTGGAGGTATCGACGTAGAAAATACTGCCAGCATCAAACTGCATGAAAAATTTGGTTTTAAGCATGTAGGTACGCTGGAACAAGTCGGTTTCAAATTTGGACGGTGGCTTGACCTGGCATTTTATCAACTCATTTTGCAAACACCAGCAGAACCCAAAGAAGGCTAA